From Camelina sativa cultivar DH55 unplaced genomic scaffold, Cs unpScaffold00608, whole genome shotgun sequence, one genomic window encodes:
- the LOC104773662 gene encoding protein CDI, translating to MTITNGDVKSETCNNGFSVKKPFRIFVGYDPREDLAYQVCRHSITKRSSIPVEIIPIVQSDLRTKGLYWRERGQLESTEFSFSRFLTPHLSDYDGWAMFVDCDFLYLADIKQITDLIDDKYAIMCVQHDYTPKETTKMDGAVQTVYPRKNWSSMVLYNCGHPKNKTLNPETVNTQTGAFLHRFQWLEDEDIGSIPFVWNFLEGHNRVVEKDPTTQPKAVHYTRGGPWFDSWKDCEFADLWLNEMEEYSKENKKEADKAN from the coding sequence atgacaattaccaacGGCGATGTCAAATCTGAGACCTGCAACAATGGCTTCTCTGTGAAAAAACCTTTCAGGATCTTTGTTGGTTACGATCCACGCGAAGATCTTGCTTACCAAGTCTGTCGTCATTCAATCACCAAGAGATCTTCAATCCCTGTAGAGATCATTCCGATTGTTCAATCAGATCTTCGAACGAAAGGTTTGTATTGGAGGGAAAGAGGTCAGTTGGAGAGCACTGagttctctttctctcgttTCTTGACTCCTCATTTGTCCGATTACGATGGTTGGGCTATGTTCGTCGATTGCGATTTCCTCTACCTTGCTGATATCAAGCAAATTACTGATTTGATCGATGATAAATACGCCATCATGTGTGTTCAACATGATTACACTCCTAAAGAGACTACTAAGATGGATGGTGCGGTTCAGACCGTGTACCCGAGGAAGAACTGGTCTTCTATGGTGCTTTACAACTGTGGTCATCCTAAGAACAAGACCTTGAACCCTGAGACTGTCAACACTCAGACTGGTGCTTTCCTCCATAGGTTCCAGTGGCTTGAGGATGAAGATATTGGCTCTATCCCGTTTGTGTGGAACTTCCTTGAGGGTCACAATAGGGTTGTTGAGAAAGATCCAACCACGCAGCCTAAGGCGGTGCATTATACTCGAGGAGGTCCTTGGTTTGATTCTTGGAAGGATTGCGAGTTTGCGGATCTCTGGCTCAATGAGATGGAAGAGTACagcaaagagaacaagaaagaaGCTGACAAGGCgaattag